Proteins from a single region of Streptomyces glaucescens:
- a CDS encoding non-heme iron oxygenase ferredoxin subunit, with protein sequence MTFVRACGLSELEEDTPKRVELDGTPVSVVRTEGEVFAIHDICSHANVSLSEGEVEDCQIECWLHGSAFDLRTGKPSGLPATRPVPVYPVKIEGDDVLVSLTQES encoded by the coding sequence ATGACGTTCGTACGCGCCTGTGGGCTGAGCGAGCTGGAGGAGGACACCCCGAAGCGGGTGGAACTCGACGGCACGCCGGTCTCGGTGGTCCGTACCGAGGGGGAGGTGTTCGCCATTCACGACATCTGCTCCCACGCGAACGTCTCGCTCTCCGAGGGCGAGGTGGAGGACTGCCAGATCGAGTGCTGGCTGCACGGCTCCGCGTTCGACCTCCGCACCGGCAAGCCGTCCGGTCTCCCCGCGACGCGCCCCGTCCCCGTATACCCCGTAAAGATCGAAGGGGACGACGTGCTCGTCTCCCTCACCCAGGAGTCCTGA